One Lacunisphaera limnophila DNA window includes the following coding sequences:
- a CDS encoding Amuc_1100 family pilus-like protein, translating into MNRLRPHFLLFAVLLALVVVAMEAWLLQHYRGEAARAQAAFEQIKQERDWLARQSPAPTPENEAAIAAELEKVRRKLADLREELRPRAPDSLDGPPPGKSMDAYFALAGLVEQGRAQAITTRVSLRPDEYFGFATYAHEGPADDLLGPVHRQKNAVRRLLEPLFESRPLAVLGVQRTAPAAASPDGRSGADDFFIMDPGLSLREAGLVDTEPVRLEFTGQTSTLRTFLTGLATLPHPVVVRSIEVEPLPPTGSVRPVAADAPQPVVRQSLSKFAVIVEFVLLTSGAVNPAP; encoded by the coding sequence ATGAATCGTTTACGGCCTCATTTTCTCCTGTTTGCCGTGCTGCTGGCCCTCGTGGTGGTCGCGATGGAGGCCTGGCTGCTGCAGCATTACCGGGGCGAGGCCGCCCGGGCGCAGGCCGCTTTCGAGCAGATAAAGCAGGAACGCGACTGGCTCGCGCGCCAATCTCCCGCCCCGACCCCGGAAAACGAGGCGGCCATCGCCGCCGAGTTGGAGAAGGTCCGGCGGAAGCTCGCGGATCTGCGCGAAGAGTTGCGGCCCCGGGCCCCCGATTCCCTCGACGGCCCGCCCCCGGGCAAATCGATGGACGCCTATTTTGCGCTGGCGGGCCTGGTGGAGCAGGGCCGGGCGCAGGCGATCACCACCCGCGTGAGTCTGCGGCCGGATGAGTACTTTGGTTTCGCCACCTACGCACACGAGGGGCCGGCGGATGACTTGCTTGGGCCGGTGCACCGGCAAAAAAATGCGGTCCGGCGCCTCCTCGAGCCGCTGTTCGAGTCCCGGCCGCTGGCCGTGCTCGGCGTGCAGCGCACTGCGCCGGCGGCCGCGTCCCCGGACGGAAGGAGCGGGGCGGACGATTTCTTCATCATGGATCCCGGGCTTTCCCTGCGGGAGGCCGGCTTGGTGGACACCGAACCGGTCCGGCTAGAATTCACCGGCCAGACTTCCACGTTGCGCACATTCCTCACCGGCCTGGCCACGCTGCCGCACCCGGTCGTGGTGCGGAGCATCGAGGTCGAACCCCTGCCGCCGACCGGCTCCGTACGCCCCGTGGCGGCCGATGCCCCGCAGCCGGTGGTCCGGCAGAGTCTCTCTAAGTTTGCCGTCATCGTGGAATTCGTTCTGTTGACCTCCGGAGCCGTGAATCCCGCCCCATGA